The following coding sequences are from one Shewanella putrefaciens window:
- the fusA gene encoding elongation factor G has protein sequence MTELSKYRNIGIFAHVDAGKTTTTERILKLTGRIHKAGETHDGESTTDFMVQEAERGITIQSAAVSCFWKEHRFNVIDTPGHVDFTVEVYRSLKVLDGGIGVFCGSGGVEPQSETNWRYANESEVARIIFVNKLDRMGADFLRVVKQTRDVLAANPLVMVLPIGIEDEFKGVVDLLTRKAYIWDDSGLPENFSVTDVPADMVDQVEEYREMLIESAVEQDDDLMEAYMEGEEPSIEDLKRCIRKGTRTMALFPTYCGSAFKNKGMQLVLDAVVDYLPAPNEVDPQPLTDEEGNETGEHAIVSADEPLKALAFKIMDDRFGALTFVRVYSGRLKKGDTILNSATGKTERIGRMCEMHANDRIEIESAEAGDIIAIVGMKNVQTGHTLCDVKHPCTLEAMVFPEPVISIAVAPKDKGGSEKMAIAIGKMIAEDPSFRVETDEDSGETILKGMGELHLDIKVDILKRTYGVELIVGEPQVAYRETITQMVEDQYTHKKQSGGSGQFGKIEYIIRPGEPNSGFVFKSSVVGGSVPKEFWPAVEKGFASMMNTGTIAGFPVLDVEFELTDGAYHAVDSSAIAFEIAAKAAFRQSIAKAKPQLLEPIMKVDVFSPEDNVGDVIGDLNRRRGMIKDQIAGVTGVRIKADVPLSEMFGYIGTLRTMTSGRGQFSMEFSHYTPCPNSVAEKVVEQVKERKAAEAKK, from the coding sequence ATGACCGAATTATCCAAATACAGAAACATTGGTATCTTCGCTCACGTTGACGCGGGTAAAACCACGACCACCGAGCGTATTCTTAAGCTAACTGGTAGAATTCACAAAGCTGGTGAAACACACGATGGTGAATCTACAACAGACTTCATGGTTCAGGAAGCTGAGCGCGGTATTACCATTCAATCAGCAGCAGTAAGCTGTTTCTGGAAAGAACACCGTTTCAACGTTATTGATACCCCAGGGCACGTTGACTTCACCGTTGAAGTTTACCGTTCTCTGAAAGTACTCGACGGCGGTATCGGTGTATTCTGTGGTAGCGGCGGTGTTGAGCCTCAATCAGAAACTAACTGGCGCTATGCGAACGAATCTGAAGTTGCTCGTATCATCTTCGTAAACAAGTTAGACCGTATGGGTGCTGACTTCCTGCGTGTTGTTAAGCAGACTAGAGATGTTTTAGCGGCTAACCCACTGGTTATGGTTCTGCCTATTGGTATCGAAGACGAGTTTAAAGGTGTTGTTGACCTATTAACCCGTAAAGCCTACATATGGGATGATTCAGGTTTACCAGAAAACTTCAGTGTGACAGACGTTCCAGCTGACATGGTTGATCAAGTTGAAGAATACCGTGAAATGCTGATCGAATCTGCTGTTGAGCAAGATGACGATCTGATGGAAGCCTACATGGAAGGCGAAGAACCATCGATTGAAGACCTGAAACGTTGTATCCGTAAGGGTACTCGTACAATGGCTTTATTCCCAACATACTGTGGTTCTGCGTTCAAGAACAAAGGTATGCAACTGGTTCTAGACGCTGTTGTTGATTACTTACCAGCGCCAAACGAAGTTGATCCACAGCCTTTAACTGACGAAGAAGGTAACGAAACTGGCGAACACGCTATCGTTTCTGCCGATGAGCCATTGAAAGCGTTAGCGTTCAAAATCATGGACGACCGTTTCGGTGCTCTGACCTTCGTACGTGTTTATTCTGGCCGTTTGAAGAAAGGCGATACCATTCTTAACAGTGCGACTGGTAAGACTGAACGTATCGGCCGTATGTGCGAAATGCACGCAAACGACCGTATCGAAATTGAATCGGCTGAAGCTGGTGACATTATCGCTATCGTGGGCATGAAGAACGTGCAAACGGGTCACACTCTGTGTGATGTTAAGCACCCATGTACATTAGAAGCCATGGTGTTCCCTGAGCCAGTAATCTCTATCGCAGTAGCGCCAAAAGATAAAGGTGGTAGCGAGAAGATGGCTATCGCTATCGGTAAGATGATCGCTGAAGATCCATCTTTCCGCGTAGAAACAGACGAAGATTCAGGTGAAACCATCCTTAAAGGTATGGGTGAACTGCACTTAGATATCAAAGTTGACATCCTGAAGCGTACTTACGGCGTTGAGTTGATCGTAGGTGAGCCACAAGTGGCCTACCGCGAAACCATTACTCAAATGGTTGAAGACCAATACACCCACAAGAAACAATCTGGTGGTTCTGGTCAATTCGGTAAGATTGAATACATTATCCGTCCTGGTGAGCCAAATTCTGGTTTCGTATTCAAATCTTCAGTTGTGGGTGGTAGCGTTCCTAAGGAATTCTGGCCTGCAGTTGAGAAAGGTTTCGCGAGCATGATGAACACGGGTACTATCGCTGGCTTCCCAGTGTTAGACGTAGAGTTCGAATTAACTGATGGTGCTTACCACGCAGTTGACTCATCAGCTATCGCGTTCGAAATCGCTGCTAAAGCGGCATTCCGTCAGTCTATCGCTAAAGCTAAGCCACAACTTCTTGAGCCAATCATGAAAGTTGACGTGTTCAGCCCAGAAGACAACGTGGGTGATGTGATCGGTGACTTAAACCGTCGTCGTGGCATGATCAAAGACCAAATCGCAGGTGTGACTGGTGTTCGTATCAAGGCTGATGTACCGTTATCAGAAATGTTCGGTTATATCGGTACTCTACGTACAATGACTTCTGGTCGTGGTCAGTTCTCTATGGAGTTCTCACACTACACACCATGTCCAAACAGCGTAGCTGAAAAAGTAGTTGAGCAAGTTAAAGAGCGTAAAGCTGCTGAAGCTAAGAAGTAA
- a CDS encoding ATP-binding protein, whose product MTSKNQPTHMTQAQTPDPLFLQAEHLAKDFSLFPKHSKQSLTEEIKGLLSEDAIQANLKDLASLDVDGYVAKVILPTQDKGRPGAKRIIADLKGRLITETHLGSFYSAEIELNFGSRTRRVGFIAQERTTANGAWMPEHHYAACKAIRHFAELSMPIIYLIDTPGADAGEIANSQNQAHSISKAIAESANVDVPTVGIVIGAGYSGGAIPLAAANILLSLRDGIFNTIQPQGLQSIARKYNLSWQECAKSVGVSPEELYTSGCIDGIIDFSPSDRDERQHNLRRAIISSIETVERAAMNFVRESKDLREHYDRSLMRFLNPSKNLMALELNAELAVATSPTNHHNLFGSAYRYLRYLTLRSRIHSISQEQYGRLSRVSVPEGDLLTRIQQEQDRVFQAWLSSPDKLVYDEDLNKLWANFVAKRDEVSTERNMLTRLILGEPKENYKKARKALLFNIGWSLYHRWKSNAANNFKGLIQHLENLPKSVTQAKWPELNQLTVLDVVVNEELREDFIWQCHNILIFNSLYDNVVGSLASIAKEAMMSKSLSRNSVNNLLHKSIDHALSTQDTANDKAKFYKWLKYFMGQSNRADLLVRVEQWKSVGFPQLNDSLFVVLTYFFERLLPEYFDSESDTSKYTGAINPVRIGRRKDFWNRLTMGYQDLLIQKVLRDEKRKGNMTWENVIKQFFTRFDEINGDKMSANLLNFPGFRLSIEDALDKGIRPCGLITGIADFKEKGQKVRVGVAVSNTAFQAGAFDMASAEKFSALLIECAKRKLPVVCFISSGGMQTKEGAAALFSMAVVNDRITRFIRDNELPVLMFGFGDCTGGAQASFVTHPLVQTYYLSGTNMPFAGQMVVPAYLPSTATLSNYLSKVPGAMAGLVHNPFSDTLDSQLASIDPLMPMPTANINDVIINALSTLVVETPVEEDVIVQSDPRKLMKPINKVLVHARGCTAVKLIRKAHDNNINVVLVASDPDMTSVPADMLKDTDKLVCLGGNTSDESYLNAYSVLKVAEYEQVDALHPGIGFLSESPQFAALCVNNGVNFVGPSVHSMTTMGNKSNAIKTSQAQNVPVVPGSHGILTNAEQAVNVASEIGYPVLLKAVQGGGGKGIQVVKRPEDMIGLFQKTATEAAAAFGNGDLYLEKYVTSLRHIEVQLLRDKFGNAKVLGLRDCSVQRNNQKVVEESGSTMLPDELKKQVLDYTRALGDATDYMGAGTVEFIYNLDANEVYFMEMNTRLQVEHPVTEATSGIDIVSAQFDIAAGRSIEHLEPKEIGYAMEVRVTAEKAALDSHGILQLIPNPGKITECVFPEHPDVEIISIAAPGKEVSPYYDSLIAQIIMRGENREDVIAKLHAYLDSVVLKGIATNIPLLKLILNDGTFKEGVYDTNYLPRFMAELDIPALIAEMEAAAETVGVDTESLRVGESNELKVLAQGAGIFYTSPAPGEPDFVKEGDIVTVEQTLALTEAMKMFSQVNLAGFNRQGAILYPEDQKYRIERILNSNGQQVSQGDLLFVVSPVDA is encoded by the coding sequence ATGACCAGCAAAAATCAGCCCACACACATGACTCAAGCCCAAACGCCCGACCCGCTTTTTTTACAAGCCGAGCATTTGGCAAAGGATTTTTCTCTGTTTCCAAAACACAGCAAACAGAGTTTAACGGAAGAAATTAAAGGTCTTTTAAGTGAAGATGCCATTCAGGCAAACTTAAAAGATTTAGCATCATTAGATGTTGATGGTTACGTTGCTAAGGTGATCCTGCCGACTCAAGATAAAGGTCGCCCAGGGGCTAAGCGTATCATCGCCGATCTTAAAGGCCGATTGATCACTGAAACTCACTTAGGCTCTTTTTACAGTGCCGAAATTGAGCTTAATTTCGGTTCTCGTACTCGCCGTGTTGGTTTTATCGCTCAAGAGCGCACCACAGCGAACGGTGCTTGGATGCCTGAGCATCACTACGCTGCCTGTAAAGCAATTCGTCATTTTGCCGAATTGTCTATGCCAATTATCTATTTAATTGATACCCCAGGAGCGGATGCTGGCGAAATTGCTAACAGCCAAAACCAAGCTCATTCTATTTCTAAGGCGATTGCCGAGAGTGCTAACGTTGACGTGCCTACAGTCGGTATCGTTATCGGTGCGGGTTATTCAGGTGGCGCGATTCCATTAGCGGCGGCGAACATCCTGTTATCGCTGCGCGATGGTATTTTCAACACGATTCAGCCACAGGGTCTGCAAAGTATTGCCCGTAAGTACAATTTATCTTGGCAAGAATGCGCAAAATCTGTTGGTGTATCGCCAGAAGAGCTTTATACCTCCGGCTGTATCGATGGCATTATCGATTTTTCACCGAGCGATCGTGATGAGCGTCAGCATAACTTGCGCCGCGCTATTATCAGTAGTATCGAAACTGTTGAACGTGCCGCAATGAATTTTGTGCGTGAATCTAAGGATTTACGTGAGCATTATGACCGTAGTTTAATGCGTTTCCTTAATCCATCTAAAAACCTGATGGCATTAGAATTGAACGCAGAATTGGCGGTAGCAACCAGCCCAACCAATCACCATAACCTGTTCGGTAGTGCCTATCGCTATCTGCGTTATCTTACGTTACGCAGTCGTATTCATTCTATTTCTCAGGAACAATATGGCCGCTTGTCGCGGGTCAGTGTGCCTGAAGGCGACTTGTTAACGCGCATCCAGCAAGAGCAGGATCGGGTATTCCAAGCTTGGTTGTCTAGCCCCGATAAATTGGTTTATGACGAAGATTTAAACAAGCTTTGGGCTAACTTTGTTGCTAAGCGTGATGAAGTATCGACCGAACGTAATATGTTGACCCGTTTAATTTTGGGTGAACCAAAAGAAAACTATAAAAAAGCCCGTAAGGCGCTGTTATTTAACATCGGTTGGTCCTTATATCACCGTTGGAAGAGCAATGCGGCCAATAACTTTAAAGGGCTTATTCAGCATTTAGAAAATCTACCTAAGTCAGTCACTCAAGCTAAATGGCCTGAGTTGAACCAGTTGACTGTGCTGGATGTGGTGGTAAACGAAGAACTGCGTGAAGATTTTATATGGCAATGCCATAACATCCTGATCTTTAACTCACTTTACGACAACGTGGTGGGCAGCTTAGCGTCAATCGCTAAAGAAGCTATGATGTCTAAGAGTTTGTCACGTAACTCAGTGAACAATCTACTGCATAAGTCAATTGACCATGCACTGTCGACGCAGGACACCGCTAACGATAAAGCCAAATTTTACAAGTGGCTTAAGTACTTTATGGGGCAATCTAACCGTGCCGACTTGTTGGTACGTGTAGAGCAGTGGAAGAGTGTGGGTTTCCCACAGCTCAATGACAGTTTGTTCGTGGTGCTGACTTACTTCTTCGAGCGCCTACTACCAGAATATTTTGATAGCGAAAGTGACACTAGCAAATACACTGGTGCAATAAACCCTGTGCGTATCGGTCGCCGTAAAGACTTCTGGAACCGCTTGACCATGGGTTATCAGGATCTATTGATCCAAAAAGTACTGCGGGACGAAAAGCGTAAAGGCAATATGACATGGGAAAATGTCATCAAGCAATTCTTTACCCGTTTTGATGAGATTAACGGCGACAAAATGTCGGCTAACTTATTGAACTTCCCAGGTTTCCGTTTATCGATTGAAGATGCTTTAGATAAAGGAATACGTCCTTGTGGTCTAATCACTGGTATTGCGGATTTTAAAGAGAAAGGCCAAAAAGTCCGTGTGGGCGTGGCTGTCTCTAACACCGCATTCCAAGCGGGTGCCTTCGATATGGCGAGCGCCGAGAAATTCTCTGCGCTGCTGATTGAGTGTGCTAAGCGTAAGTTACCTGTTGTGTGCTTTATTAGCTCTGGCGGTATGCAGACGAAAGAAGGCGCGGCAGCACTTTTCTCTATGGCGGTAGTCAACGACCGTATTACCCGTTTTATTCGTGATAACGAATTGCCAGTATTGATGTTTGGTTTTGGTGATTGTACTGGTGGTGCACAGGCGAGTTTTGTGACTCACCCATTGGTACAAACTTACTATCTGTCTGGCACGAATATGCCGTTTGCAGGGCAAATGGTGGTTCCTGCTTACCTGCCATCGACGGCAACGCTGTCTAACTATCTGTCTAAAGTTCCTGGCGCAATGGCGGGCTTAGTCCATAACCCATTTAGTGACACGTTAGACAGCCAGTTAGCAAGTATCGATCCTTTGATGCCGATGCCAACTGCAAACATTAACGATGTGATTATTAATGCACTCTCGACACTGGTGGTTGAAACACCCGTTGAAGAAGATGTTATCGTACAAAGCGATCCTCGTAAGTTAATGAAGCCAATCAATAAAGTATTGGTTCATGCCCGTGGTTGTACGGCGGTTAAACTGATCCGTAAAGCGCACGATAATAATATCAATGTGGTTTTAGTCGCCTCCGATCCTGATATGACATCAGTGCCAGCAGATATGCTTAAAGACACCGACAAGTTAGTTTGCCTCGGTGGTAACACCTCGGATGAAAGTTACTTGAACGCATATTCTGTATTGAAAGTGGCTGAGTATGAGCAAGTCGATGCACTGCACCCTGGTATCGGTTTCTTATCTGAAAGTCCGCAGTTTGCTGCATTGTGTGTGAATAACGGCGTTAACTTTGTTGGCCCTAGCGTGCATTCAATGACCACTATGGGTAATAAGTCGAACGCGATTAAAACGTCTCAAGCGCAAAATGTACCAGTCGTGCCAGGTTCTCACGGTATTCTGACCAATGCTGAGCAAGCGGTTAACGTGGCGAGTGAAATTGGTTATCCAGTGCTGCTGAAAGCCGTACAAGGCGGTGGTGGTAAAGGTATTCAGGTTGTTAAACGCCCTGAGGATATGATTGGCCTATTCCAAAAGACAGCGACCGAAGCGGCTGCAGCTTTTGGTAATGGCGACTTATACTTAGAAAAATATGTGACCTCACTGCGTCATATCGAAGTGCAGTTATTGCGTGACAAGTTCGGCAACGCCAAAGTGTTAGGTCTGCGTGATTGTTCGGTACAACGTAACAACCAAAAAGTCGTCGAAGAATCTGGCTCAACCATGTTGCCGGATGAGCTTAAAAAACAGGTGTTGGATTACACCCGTGCTTTAGGTGATGCGACTGATTATATGGGTGCTGGTACTGTTGAGTTCATCTATAACTTAGATGCAAACGAAGTGTACTTCATGGAAATGAACACCCGTCTACAGGTAGAGCATCCAGTAACGGAAGCCACTTCTGGTATCGATATTGTGAGTGCACAGTTTGATATCGCTGCGGGCCGTTCAATCGAGCATCTAGAGCCGAAGGAAATTGGCTATGCGATGGAAGTACGTGTGACTGCTGAAAAAGCGGCGCTCGATAGCCATGGCATACTGCAGCTTATTCCAAATCCTGGCAAGATCACTGAGTGTGTATTCCCAGAGCATCCTGATGTGGAAATTATCTCAATTGCTGCACCTGGCAAAGAAGTCTCGCCATACTATGATAGCTTGATTGCGCAAATCATTATGCGCGGTGAAAACCGTGAAGATGTGATTGCCAAGCTGCATGCTTATCTGGATAGCGTAGTGCTGAAAGGTATCGCAACTAACATTCCGTTACTTAAGCTAATCTTAAATGACGGTACCTTCAAAGAAGGCGTATACGACACTAACTATCTACCACGCTTTATGGCTGAACTTGATATTCCTGCGCTTATCGCAGAAATGGAAGCGGCAGCTGAAACAGTGGGTGTTGATACAGAGTCTTTACGTGTGGGCGAAAGTAACGAATTGAAAGTATTAGCCCAAGGCGCGGGTATCTTCTATACCTCTCCTGCACCGGGTGAGCCTGATTTCGTGAAAGAAGGTGATATTGTTACCGTTGAGCAAACCTTAGCGTTAACTGAAGCGATGAAGATGTTCTCGCAGGTCAACTTGGCTGGCTTTAACCGTCAAGGCGCCATACTTTATCCTGAGGATCAGAAGTATCGCATCGAGCGCATTCTGAACAGCAATGGTCAACAAGTGTCTCAAGGTGATTTACTCTTTGTGGTATCGCCCGTCGACGCTTAA
- a CDS encoding LysR family transcriptional regulator has product MPDLNGMMLFAAVVRAKGFSQAARETGHPKSTISRKIAQLEEQLGVRLLQRDTRNLSLTQVGALFYQHCDSIRNEVEAAKAVIENTHDDVSGSLRIAIPVSFSQELIANLCSGFMRLYPNVELDVQFTDNDIGLVGEGYDIAIKYGPLQSSDLVARLLFERQPILVASPSYLKLRGTPATPQELSQHSGILLGTSRSAPIWPLGKGPRKTMVNFQRKVRVNSPIMVKQLAMDDFGIAMLSNSACKTELANGQLVPILQEWPIEPFKVYGVYSSRRQLATNISVFLDFFVKRFSSQESLQSLMG; this is encoded by the coding sequence ATGCCAGATTTAAACGGTATGATGCTATTTGCAGCCGTAGTTAGAGCAAAGGGATTCTCCCAAGCTGCACGTGAAACCGGCCACCCAAAATCCACCATTAGTCGCAAAATCGCGCAGCTTGAAGAACAACTTGGCGTACGATTATTACAGCGCGACACCCGTAACCTGAGTTTGACCCAAGTCGGGGCACTCTTTTATCAACACTGTGATTCCATTCGCAATGAGGTAGAAGCGGCCAAGGCAGTTATCGAGAATACTCACGATGATGTGTCAGGATCATTACGAATTGCAATCCCGGTATCATTTAGCCAAGAATTAATCGCTAACCTCTGTAGCGGATTTATGCGTTTATATCCCAATGTGGAATTAGATGTCCAGTTTACTGACAATGATATAGGTTTAGTCGGAGAAGGATATGACATCGCTATCAAATATGGTCCACTGCAATCATCGGACTTAGTGGCAAGATTATTGTTTGAACGCCAGCCCATTTTAGTCGCAAGTCCGAGTTATCTAAAACTCAGGGGAACGCCCGCAACACCACAGGAACTCAGTCAGCACAGTGGCATTTTATTAGGGACTTCACGCTCAGCACCTATCTGGCCCCTCGGCAAAGGCCCACGAAAAACTATGGTGAACTTCCAACGTAAGGTGCGAGTCAATAGCCCTATCATGGTAAAGCAGTTAGCCATGGATGATTTTGGCATTGCCATGCTATCTAATTCTGCTTGTAAGACAGAACTCGCCAATGGACAGCTAGTGCCAATCTTACAGGAATGGCCGATTGAACCTTTTAAGGTTTATGGGGTTTATTCGAGTCGACGCCAACTGGCAACCAATATCAGCGTGTTTTTGGACTTCTTTGTAAAACGCTTTAGCAGCCAAGAAAGCCTGCAATCGTTAATGGGCTAA
- the blaOXA gene encoding class D beta-lactamase, translated as MRLFVISAVLVMSSILVFPVFAASSPQKEWQETRSWDASFTQHQAKGVVVLWNENKQQGFTNNLKRANQGFLPASTFKIPNSLIALDLGMVKDEHQVFKWDGKNRDIAAWNRDHNLISAMKYSVVPIYQEFARQIGDARMGKMIAVFDYGNEDISGNLDSFWLDGGIRISAKEQIDFLRRLYHNKLHVSERSQRIVKQAMLTEANSDYIIRAKTGYAVRAEPSIGWWVGWVELDDNVWFFAMNMDMPSADGLSLRQAITKEVLRQEKIIP; from the coding sequence ATGCGTTTGTTCGTCATCTCGGCGGTATTGGTGATGTCCTCTATCTTAGTTTTCCCTGTTTTTGCTGCTAGCTCGCCCCAAAAAGAGTGGCAAGAAACCCGCAGTTGGGATGCCAGTTTTACTCAGCACCAAGCTAAAGGCGTGGTGGTGTTATGGAATGAAAATAAACAACAGGGATTCACTAATAATCTTAAACGCGCCAATCAAGGTTTTTTACCTGCATCGACGTTTAAAATTCCCAACAGTTTGATTGCTCTCGATTTAGGGATGGTGAAAGATGAGCACCAAGTTTTTAAGTGGGATGGTAAAAATCGTGATATTGCCGCCTGGAATCGTGACCATAATTTGATTAGCGCCATGAAGTATTCGGTTGTGCCCATCTACCAAGAGTTTGCTCGCCAAATAGGTGATGCTCGCATGGGGAAGATGATCGCTGTTTTTGATTATGGCAATGAGGATATCTCAGGCAATTTAGACAGTTTTTGGTTAGATGGAGGTATTCGGATCTCAGCCAAAGAGCAAATCGATTTCCTACGTCGGCTTTATCATAACAAGTTGCATGTTTCCGAGAGAAGTCAGCGTATTGTTAAGCAAGCCATGCTGACTGAAGCCAATAGTGACTATATTATCCGCGCAAAAACGGGTTATGCCGTAAGGGCCGAACCGAGCATTGGTTGGTGGGTCGGTTGGGTAGAACTCGATGATAATGTATGGTTTTTTGCAATGAATATGGATATGCCATCAGCGGATGGTTTGTCACTGCGCCAAGCCATTACAAAAGAAGTACTCAGGCAGGAAAAGATTATCCCTTAA
- a CDS encoding SprT family zinc-dependent metalloprotease yields the protein MLKPADLLNALRRRSSEALAPLTKSTYSALGQSQDKFQVIMSPPAQDPAKAHIFTGSSRPLSTLQIQVLERIETCYQTAEMTLKRAFPRPITQFTLRGKSAGTAHLQQNRLRFNPVLLRENSEAFLTEVVPHEICHLLCFQLFGKTKPHGKEWQSLMLTVFKVNPKTTHNFNTTSVASKEVEYRCACGPIRLSIRRHNKVLRGESRYICKRCKTHLTAI from the coding sequence ATGCTGAAACCCGCTGACTTACTCAATGCCTTACGCCGTCGCAGCAGTGAAGCCCTTGCACCGCTAACAAAATCGACGTATTCAGCCTTAGGCCAAAGCCAAGATAAGTTCCAGGTGATAATGAGTCCACCAGCACAAGATCCGGCAAAGGCGCATATTTTCACCGGTTCATCACGTCCACTCTCGACACTACAAATTCAAGTACTAGAGCGAATTGAAACCTGTTATCAAACGGCCGAAATGACGCTTAAACGTGCATTCCCTCGCCCAATAACGCAATTTACGCTCAGGGGAAAAAGTGCAGGCACAGCCCATTTACAGCAGAACAGATTAAGATTCAATCCCGTATTACTGCGGGAAAACAGCGAAGCTTTTCTGACAGAGGTCGTGCCTCACGAAATTTGTCATCTACTGTGTTTTCAGCTTTTTGGTAAAACCAAACCCCACGGTAAAGAATGGCAATCTTTGATGCTAACGGTATTTAAGGTCAATCCAAAGACTACCCACAATTTCAACACCACCTCAGTTGCAAGCAAAGAGGTTGAATATCGCTGTGCCTGCGGACCAATACGCCTCAGTATTCGCCGCCATAACAAGGTTCTGCGCGGTGAAAGTCGTTATATCTGTAAACGCTGTAAGACCCATTTAACTGCTATCTAA
- the endA gene encoding endonuclease EndA: protein MLNKASLTVYSRRLLLCFITWSVTLSVPTSASPSHPNSFSQAKTKSQTLYAGNRQGMLPAVSFYCGCDIQIKGKSWKPDLTSCGYQVRKQETRANRIEWEHIVPAWEFGHQLQCWQKGGRKNCADNSNEFNKMEADMHNLVPAIGEVNGDRSNFRFSEWNGKANQYGQCAIVVDFKNRQVQPPANTRGKIARTYLYMQQTYGLKIASSQLKLFKAWDKTYPVDTIECQRDNAIAQVQGNHNPFVQNACNAPPQRQQLAE from the coding sequence ATGTTGAACAAAGCCTCTTTAACCGTTTATTCACGGCGACTTTTGCTGTGCTTCATCACTTGGTCGGTGACCCTATCTGTCCCCACAAGTGCATCACCATCACACCCCAATAGTTTCAGCCAAGCGAAAACTAAGTCGCAGACGCTTTATGCTGGCAATCGTCAAGGTATGCTGCCCGCAGTCAGCTTTTATTGCGGCTGTGACATTCAGATTAAAGGCAAATCGTGGAAACCCGATCTCACCAGTTGTGGTTACCAAGTCCGTAAACAGGAAACTCGTGCTAACCGTATCGAGTGGGAGCACATAGTGCCCGCCTGGGAATTTGGCCATCAACTCCAATGCTGGCAAAAGGGTGGTCGTAAAAACTGCGCCGATAACAGCAATGAATTTAATAAGATGGAGGCAGACATGCACAACTTAGTGCCCGCCATAGGTGAAGTGAATGGTGATCGCAGTAATTTCCGTTTTAGCGAATGGAACGGTAAAGCCAATCAATATGGTCAATGTGCTATAGTTGTCGACTTTAAGAATCGTCAGGTACAGCCACCCGCGAATACCCGCGGTAAGATAGCCAGAACCTACCTGTATATGCAGCAGACCTATGGTCTTAAAATTGCCTCTAGCCAATTAAAATTGTTTAAGGCATGGGATAAAACCTATCCAGTTGATACTATTGAGTGCCAACGCGATAACGCCATAGCGCAGGTTCAAGGCAACCATAACCCCTTTGTGCAGAATGCCTGTAATGCGCCACCACAGCGTCAACAATTAGCCGAGTAA
- the rsmE gene encoding 16S rRNA (uracil(1498)-N(3))-methyltransferase, producing the protein MRVPRIYQPQPLAINQLLNLDEDGAAHIGKVLRMGNGENISLFNGDGNDYLAEIVDTGKKHVTVKLLSCEANLSESPLNLHLGQVISRGDRMEFTIQKSVELGVNTITPLFSDRCGVKLNGERLEKKIQQWQKIVVSACEQSGRSQVPLIRPAMDLHDWCSEPTSALKLNLHPRAAHGINGLDLAHTRVRLLIGPEGGLSAEEIAMTETYQFTDVLLGPRVLRTETASLTAITALQLRFGDLG; encoded by the coding sequence ATGAGAGTCCCAAGAATTTATCAACCTCAGCCATTAGCTATCAATCAACTGCTGAACTTAGACGAAGATGGCGCGGCCCATATCGGCAAAGTGTTACGCATGGGCAACGGTGAAAATATCAGTCTATTCAATGGCGATGGCAATGATTATCTTGCTGAAATTGTTGATACAGGTAAAAAGCATGTCACAGTAAAATTGCTCTCCTGTGAGGCAAATTTATCAGAGTCGCCACTCAACTTGCACTTAGGCCAAGTGATTTCCCGTGGCGATAGAATGGAGTTCACCATTCAAAAATCCGTCGAGCTTGGCGTGAATACGATTACGCCGCTGTTTTCTGATCGCTGCGGCGTGAAACTCAACGGTGAACGCCTAGAGAAAAAAATTCAACAATGGCAGAAAATCGTCGTGAGCGCCTGTGAGCAATCGGGACGCAGCCAAGTACCCCTGATTCGCCCAGCAATGGACTTACACGATTGGTGCAGTGAGCCTACCTCGGCACTTAAACTCAATCTGCATCCACGTGCCGCACACGGTATCAATGGCTTAGATTTGGCCCATACCCGCGTGCGTTTATTAATTGGCCCTGAAGGCGGTTTGTCGGCGGAAGAAATCGCCATGACAGAAACCTATCAGTTTACCGATGTGTTACTTGGCCCCAGAGTGCTACGCACCGAAACCGCCTCGCTCACCGCCATTACAGCACTGCAACTTAGATTCGGTGATTTAGGCTGA